One genomic window of Candidatus Pseudobacter hemicellulosilyticus includes the following:
- a CDS encoding TonB-dependent receptor plug domain-containing protein, which produces MRKGALLSLLLCSGILHAQTIRGKLFGETGDGKEILPGGTVQWISGGSPVIVNENGVFELSAEGITDKRVLASCTGYLSDTVAWDGRTYLSITLKKAAAELAAVTVTNRQGARISNVSVVKTEVINQLELSKAACCDLAGCFGTQASVQPQTTNVVTNSQELRILGLSGVYNQVLIDGLPMIQGLTYTYGISTYPGTVVNNIYVSKGTTSVLQGFESISGQINLDTRHPDKTDKLHLNAYINSFGEKHLNANVAAAVGKNKKWHTLLALHSVQPSRRVDGNEDGFMDLPLLTRYMAFNKWKYGNETDAGFNAQFGVRFVHEQRIGGQNGYRAGSQKGSSQVYGQFVSFNQPEAFAKLGYRFSERSALALAMSGSVHNQDSWFGTLSYTGRQQIAYANLQHELGWKKHSLKYGLSYRYQELNEDIRLAVPDPAKTYAGQYLTRLRAPGVFAENTFHWADDQLILIAGARMDRHQKEGWYFTPRTMLKYAISSNHTFRASAGTGWRQVNLFSEQPVVLTSSRNIVFMETLKPEEAMNWGVSHTWRFAIGTTSGTISADFYQTRFQNQFFPDYDADPSTIIIRNFEGVSRSNGVQVDAALTFFQRLEFKAAYNYLDVYRKENNTKLLLPFNPRNRVMSAISFRTQNNKWQADVNAHWFDKMRLPDTQTNPEPYRRPSNSSAYTTVSIQGTYRLKTLEFYAGCENIGNYRQPNPIISAANPFGPYFDLSSVWGPTRGRELYMGVRYSIR; this is translated from the coding sequence ATGAGGAAGGGAGCTTTGCTTTCCCTTCTTCTCTGTTCCGGAATACTTCATGCCCAGACTATCAGGGGTAAATTGTTTGGCGAAACTGGCGATGGGAAGGAGATCCTTCCCGGTGGAACTGTGCAATGGATTTCCGGCGGTTCTCCTGTCATTGTCAATGAGAATGGGGTATTTGAACTGTCTGCGGAAGGGATCACAGATAAGCGGGTCCTGGCATCCTGCACGGGATACCTGAGCGATACTGTTGCCTGGGATGGCAGGACTTACCTGAGCATCACCCTGAAGAAGGCGGCTGCGGAATTAGCCGCCGTAACGGTCACCAACCGGCAGGGCGCCCGTATCTCCAATGTATCCGTGGTGAAAACGGAGGTCATCAACCAGCTGGAACTGAGCAAGGCCGCCTGCTGCGATCTGGCCGGTTGTTTTGGTACCCAGGCTTCTGTGCAGCCCCAGACTACCAACGTGGTCACCAACTCACAGGAGCTGCGGATACTGGGCCTGTCCGGCGTGTATAACCAGGTGCTGATAGATGGTCTGCCCATGATACAGGGCCTCACCTATACTTATGGCATCAGTACCTATCCGGGCACGGTGGTGAACAATATCTATGTTTCTAAAGGCACTACTTCGGTGCTCCAGGGATTTGAAAGCATCAGCGGCCAGATCAACCTGGATACCCGGCACCCTGATAAAACAGATAAGCTGCATCTCAATGCCTATATCAACAGCTTTGGAGAAAAGCACCTTAATGCCAACGTTGCAGCAGCAGTGGGAAAGAACAAAAAATGGCATACCCTGCTGGCCCTGCATTCTGTACAACCCTCGCGCAGGGTGGATGGTAATGAGGATGGTTTTATGGACCTGCCCCTCCTTACCCGGTACATGGCCTTCAATAAATGGAAGTACGGCAATGAAACGGATGCCGGGTTCAATGCCCAGTTTGGCGTTCGTTTTGTGCATGAGCAACGCATCGGCGGGCAGAACGGGTACCGGGCCGGCAGCCAGAAGGGCAGCAGCCAGGTGTATGGCCAGTTTGTTTCCTTTAACCAGCCGGAGGCTTTTGCGAAGCTCGGTTATCGTTTTTCGGAAAGAAGCGCGCTTGCGCTGGCTATGTCAGGATCCGTTCATAACCAGGATTCCTGGTTTGGGACCCTTTCCTATACAGGCAGGCAACAGATCGCATATGCCAACCTGCAGCATGAGCTGGGCTGGAAAAAGCACAGTCTCAAATATGGGCTCAGCTACCGTTACCAGGAGTTGAACGAGGATATCCGGCTGGCAGTGCCGGACCCTGCAAAAACCTATGCAGGTCAATACCTGACCCGTTTGCGGGCGCCGGGGGTGTTTGCCGAGAATACCTTCCATTGGGCCGATGATCAACTGATCCTGATTGCCGGGGCCCGGATGGACCGCCATCAGAAAGAAGGCTGGTATTTTACACCGCGTACTATGCTGAAATATGCCATCAGCAGTAATCATACCTTCCGGGCATCTGCCGGAACAGGATGGCGCCAGGTAAACCTGTTCAGTGAACAACCTGTGGTGCTGACCAGCTCTCGCAATATTGTGTTCATGGAAACGCTCAAACCGGAAGAAGCCATGAACTGGGGTGTGAGCCATACCTGGCGATTTGCTATCGGTACCACCAGCGGTACCATCAGTGCAGATTTCTACCAGACCCGTTTTCAGAACCAGTTCTTCCCGGATTATGATGCGGATCCCTCAACAATCATTATCCGGAACTTTGAGGGCGTATCCCGTTCAAATGGCGTACAGGTAGATGCGGCGCTGACCTTCTTCCAGCGGCTGGAATTCAAAGCAGCGTACAATTACCTGGACGTATACCGGAAAGAGAACAATACCAAACTGTTGTTGCCTTTCAATCCGCGGAACCGCGTTATGTCAGCCATTTCCTTCCGTACCCAGAATAACAAATGGCAGGCGGATGTGAATGCGCACTGGTTTGATAAAATGAGGTTACCGGATACGCAGACAAATCCTGAACCTTACCGGCGACCTTCTAACTCCAGCGCTTATACCACTGTTAGCATACAGGGAACATATCGGCTGAAGACGCTGGAATTTTATGCCGGTTGTGAAAATATCGGGAATTACCGACAGCCCAATCCCATTATCAGCGCCGCTAATCCTTTCGGTCCCTATTTCGACCTGTCGTCGGTATGGGGCCCTACCAGGGGCAGGGAATTGTATATGGGGGTGCGGTATAGCATCAGGTAA
- a CDS encoding PKD-like domain-containing protein, translating into MKKILFLHLLLVFVAFSCRKEQYLAPGISGVGSDTIVLNIGDKIILAPNITNLKGNSYTWLMNGNMVATGQLNYNFEAQLPGNFEISFQVSNKAGTDRQTFNILVEEPIVIANAGPLTIPMCEVVEISPTVAGPDRDDYAYEWLIGDSVIGKTRNLDFISPEAGTFELTLRATAGKQTTSATRTITVETAQYIRNAYTVLEYAPAPGKFHNWSIVGEKSFWDYGFEHPLPYADFLTKASELRKTDLSASLFTGSWGGYASFKFDHTVANARDKADVEINAFFSNRDIPAVYVAYDANKNGNPDEEEWYEIKNDDYGLWDTLYYEITFTYGRTETDARRMYNYYNWIDNKTEPAQGEIMNAALLSTAVTTAGIYSTRGLFPGHFMDINTKEVALLDGWKNSFSRRGKLIKRNLTGAAPFFQKLNIDIDKAVNEKGESVQLPGIDFVKVRKVVYPLQQDLSTGGVMADYNWEETRMLQVGSIIDKHLKN; encoded by the coding sequence ATGAAAAAGATCCTCTTTCTGCATTTGCTCCTTGTTTTTGTTGCTTTTTCCTGCCGGAAAGAGCAGTACCTGGCGCCGGGTATTTCCGGGGTTGGGTCAGACACCATTGTATTGAATATAGGCGATAAGATCATCCTGGCGCCCAATATCACCAACCTCAAAGGCAATAGCTATACCTGGCTGATGAATGGCAATATGGTGGCCACCGGCCAGCTCAATTACAACTTTGAAGCCCAATTGCCCGGGAATTTTGAGATCAGCTTTCAGGTCTCCAACAAAGCCGGGACCGACAGACAAACCTTTAATATCCTTGTGGAGGAACCCATTGTGATAGCCAATGCCGGGCCGCTTACTATCCCCATGTGTGAAGTAGTAGAGATCAGTCCCACTGTTGCCGGACCCGACCGCGATGATTACGCATACGAATGGCTGATCGGTGATTCCGTGATTGGCAAAACACGCAACCTTGACTTTATTTCCCCCGAAGCCGGCACTTTTGAGCTGACATTGCGCGCCACCGCAGGCAAACAGACAACGAGCGCCACCCGCACCATAACCGTGGAGACTGCTCAATACATCAGAAATGCTTATACCGTATTGGAATACGCCCCTGCACCCGGAAAATTCCATAACTGGTCTATTGTGGGAGAAAAATCTTTCTGGGATTATGGATTTGAACATCCGCTTCCTTATGCGGACTTCTTAACCAAAGCATCTGAGCTGAGAAAAACCGACCTGAGCGCATCCCTGTTTACAGGTTCCTGGGGCGGTTATGCCAGCTTTAAGTTTGACCATACTGTGGCCAATGCACGTGATAAAGCAGACGTAGAGATCAATGCATTCTTCTCTAACCGGGACATACCGGCCGTTTACGTAGCCTATGATGCCAATAAAAATGGTAACCCGGACGAAGAGGAATGGTATGAGATCAAGAACGATGATTATGGGTTATGGGATACGCTGTACTATGAGATAACCTTTACTTATGGCAGAACAGAAACGGATGCCAGAAGAATGTATAATTACTACAACTGGATAGATAACAAAACCGAACCGGCACAGGGCGAGATCATGAATGCCGCTCTCTTATCCACTGCTGTCACCACTGCCGGCATTTACTCCACAAGGGGCTTGTTCCCGGGCCATTTTATGGATATAAATACAAAAGAAGTGGCATTACTGGATGGATGGAAAAACTCTTTTTCGCGGCGGGGCAAACTAATTAAAAGGAACCTTACCGGCGCAGCGCCATTTTTTCAGAAGCTGAATATTGATATTGATAAGGCGGTAAATGAAAAAGGCGAATCTGTTCAGTTGCCGGGAATTGATTTCGTGAAGGTCCGGAAAGTAGTCTATCCCTTACAGCAGGACCTGAGTACCGGCGGGGTAATGGCTGATTACAATTGGGAGGAAACGCGGATGTTACAAGTGGGGTCCATCATTGATAAGCACCTTAAGAATTAA
- a CDS encoding YncE family protein, translating to MRKYPLFIIVFLATLAGSCRKDVEVFMMEEIPVAPPALDGFAGFYLLNEGNMGSNKSTLDYYDYATGNYQRNIYAAINPTVPKELGDVGNDIAIYGGKLYAVINASKKVEVMDARTAKRIGQIEIPNCRYIKFDKGFAYITSYAGPIEINPNYAQKGYVAKVDTATLAIVDKCIVGYQPDGLEIVDGKIYVANSGGYMGAGSTEKYERTVSVIDMATFKEEKRIDVDYNLHHIKADQRGNLWVTSRGDYKKLPSRLYFIDKGQQKVTDTVPIAASNYYLDGDSLYIYSTEWSYITYSNVITYAIVNTLTHEVVTRSFITDGTDKEIEIPYGIMVHPITKDIYVTDAGNYVAPGVLYCFDKTGKKKWYVRTGDIPAHFALLPE from the coding sequence ATGAGAAAATATCCCCTGTTCATCATAGTGTTCCTTGCAACCCTGGCCGGGTCCTGCCGCAAGGACGTGGAAGTCTTTATGATGGAAGAGATCCCTGTAGCCCCGCCTGCGCTGGACGGCTTCGCCGGCTTTTACCTGTTGAATGAAGGCAATATGGGCAGCAATAAAAGCACCCTGGATTATTATGATTATGCTACCGGTAATTACCAGCGGAATATTTATGCCGCCATCAATCCAACAGTCCCCAAAGAACTGGGCGATGTGGGCAATGATATCGCCATCTATGGCGGCAAATTGTACGCGGTGATCAATGCTTCCAAAAAAGTAGAAGTGATGGATGCCAGGACCGCTAAAAGGATTGGGCAGATCGAGATCCCTAATTGCCGGTATATAAAGTTCGACAAGGGATTTGCCTATATCACCTCCTATGCGGGCCCCATTGAAATTAACCCCAATTATGCCCAGAAAGGTTATGTGGCCAAGGTGGACACTGCCACCCTTGCCATTGTTGATAAATGTATTGTTGGCTATCAGCCTGATGGGTTGGAAATAGTAGATGGCAAGATCTATGTAGCCAATTCCGGGGGCTATATGGGCGCCGGAAGCACCGAGAAGTATGAGCGCACAGTTTCCGTAATAGATATGGCCACGTTTAAAGAGGAGAAGCGGATTGATGTGGACTACAACCTCCATCATATAAAGGCGGATCAGCGGGGTAACCTCTGGGTCACCTCCCGGGGCGATTATAAAAAACTCCCTTCCAGGCTCTATTTTATAGACAAAGGCCAGCAGAAAGTGACAGACACCGTACCTATTGCCGCCAGCAATTATTACCTGGATGGCGACTCCCTTTACATATACAGTACGGAATGGAGCTATATCACCTACTCCAACGTCATCACGTATGCTATTGTCAATACCCTTACGCATGAAGTGGTCACCCGTTCTTTTATCACGGATGGAACGGATAAAGAAATAGAGATCCCCTATGGGATCATGGTACACCCCATCACCAAAGACATCTATGTTACGGATGCCGGCAACTATGTAGCGCCCGGCGTACTCTACTGCTTTGACAAAACAGGGAAAAAGAAATGGTATGTACGAACCGGTGATATCCCTGCTCATTTTGCCTTATTACCTGAATAA
- a CDS encoding TonB-dependent receptor, protein MCISNASKTLLIAFSAFIGANSYGQQTNRDSMRVDTGGIRTLPAVTVSRSGYKEVIPSQKLSGEQLKSLNSFSVADAIRYFAGVQVKDYGGIGGLKTVDMRSMGTNHMGVFYDGIQLGNAQNGQIDLGKFSMDNIESISIYNGQKSEIFQPAKDYGSSGTLYLKSRRPVFDSTKTTHIKGVFKTGSFDLINPSILLEQKLTEKINYSFSSEYIRSSGRYPFRYRRVHNGSKDVAWDTTAVRQNGDINAQRVETGLYGNLDRGSWNAKAYFYNSERGIPGAIVNNNWKTPQRQWDRNFFLQGSFQKNIASGYDIQVNAKYANDYMHYVNPDPDVMPIDNDFHQQEWYASIANKYSLSKNIDINLSTDFQYNTLRSDLEGFVYPKRFTSLVALAGAADLGKLKMQASLLGTFVNEQITIGNTSIGDSAAAAPAKNEITPALFFSYKPFSKTDFTIRAFYKNIFRMPTFNDLYYTDIGNIKLEPEYTHQYNLGFQYHKARPNSAWMDWQLQADLYFNKVTNKIIAVPKGSGMYRWMMMNIGSVEIRGLDIVSDQAFSLPAGVVLNLRLSYTYQKAQDFTRHQSTPIQEVTYGGQISYIPWHSGSVITGIQYGSWRLNYSYIYVGRRYHNSANIPVNFEQPWYTSDLSASKDILLKKYRCKVSGELNNVFSQDYEVVYNYPMPKRNFKLILSVEL, encoded by the coding sequence ATGTGTATTTCGAACGCATCGAAAACGTTACTGATAGCGTTTTCTGCATTTATTGGCGCCAACAGCTATGGCCAGCAAACCAACCGGGATTCCATGCGCGTGGATACCGGCGGCATCAGGACATTGCCGGCCGTTACTGTTTCCAGATCAGGTTATAAAGAGGTCATCCCTTCGCAAAAACTTTCCGGCGAACAGCTAAAAAGCCTCAACAGCTTTTCAGTAGCTGACGCCATCCGCTATTTTGCCGGCGTCCAGGTAAAGGATTATGGAGGCATCGGCGGTCTGAAAACCGTGGACATGCGCAGTATGGGCACCAACCATATGGGCGTGTTTTACGATGGCATCCAGCTGGGCAATGCGCAGAACGGGCAGATAGACCTGGGGAAATTCTCCATGGATAATATTGAATCCATCTCCATCTACAACGGTCAGAAAAGCGAGATCTTCCAACCGGCAAAAGATTACGGTTCCTCAGGCACCCTTTACCTGAAAAGCCGGAGACCGGTCTTTGACTCTACCAAGACCACCCATATTAAAGGGGTTTTTAAAACAGGGTCGTTTGACCTGATCAACCCTTCCATACTACTGGAGCAAAAGCTGACAGAGAAGATCAACTATTCCTTCAGCAGTGAATACATCAGGTCTTCCGGCCGTTACCCTTTCCGTTACAGAAGAGTGCATAACGGGTCCAAGGATGTTGCCTGGGACACCACTGCTGTGCGGCAAAACGGCGATATCAATGCACAACGGGTAGAGACCGGGCTCTATGGAAACCTGGACCGGGGATCCTGGAATGCCAAAGCCTATTTCTATAATTCAGAAAGAGGCATTCCCGGAGCCATCGTCAACAACAACTGGAAGACCCCGCAAAGACAATGGGACAGGAACTTCTTTTTACAGGGTTCTTTCCAGAAAAACATAGCCAGCGGTTACGATATCCAGGTTAATGCAAAGTATGCCAACGACTATATGCATTACGTGAACCCTGATCCGGATGTGATGCCTATCGACAATGATTTTCACCAGCAGGAATGGTATGCTTCTATAGCCAATAAATACAGTCTGTCGAAGAATATTGATATCAATCTGTCAACAGATTTCCAATACAATACGCTGAGATCCGACCTGGAAGGTTTCGTATATCCTAAGCGGTTCACCTCCCTGGTAGCACTGGCCGGAGCGGCTGACCTGGGAAAGCTGAAAATGCAGGCAAGTCTTTTAGGCACTTTTGTCAATGAGCAGATCACCATCGGCAATACTTCTATTGGTGATTCCGCCGCCGCTGCGCCTGCCAAGAATGAGATCACCCCTGCCCTGTTCTTCTCCTATAAACCCTTTTCTAAAACAGACTTTACCATCAGGGCATTTTACAAGAATATTTTCCGGATGCCCACTTTCAATGATCTGTACTACACAGACATTGGCAATATCAAGCTGGAGCCTGAATATACCCACCAGTACAACCTGGGTTTCCAGTACCACAAAGCCCGCCCGAATTCCGCCTGGATGGACTGGCAGTTGCAGGCCGATCTTTATTTCAACAAGGTTACCAATAAAATAATAGCCGTTCCCAAGGGAAGCGGCATGTACCGCTGGATGATGATGAACATCGGCAGCGTGGAGATCAGGGGATTGGATATAGTATCCGATCAGGCTTTTTCTCTGCCAGCTGGCGTTGTATTGAACCTGAGGCTTAGCTATACTTACCAGAAAGCACAGGACTTTACCAGACACCAGAGTACGCCGATACAGGAAGTCACTTATGGCGGGCAGATCTCCTATATCCCCTGGCATAGCGGATCCGTTATTACAGGCATACAATACGGTTCCTGGCGGCTCAATTACAGTTATATATATGTGGGCAGGCGCTATCATAACTCCGCCAATATACCCGTGAATTTTGAACAGCCCTGGTATACCAGCGATCTGTCAGCATCAAAGGATATCCTGCTCAAAAAGTACCGCTGCAAGGTCTCCGGAGAACTGAACAATGTATTCAGCCAGGATTACGAAGTAGTCTACAACTACCCCATGCCGAAACGAAATTTCAAGCTCATCTTATCTGTTGAACTATGA
- a CDS encoding DUF481 domain-containing protein, whose translation MKQIVKKAVGIFLFLWANQLAGLAQFSDTVNHYINFSGTGNLNKTNTGTTYLLNNTARFQVNKKKISLNSMAGYVYGRNPTIKTNDDFLATLNLDFLKDVQKFYYWALTGYEKSFSLKVDSRFQAGAGVGYVFVNSDKANLELSDGFLFETTDLGVVDVHGRTSYQAARNSLRLKYRFLIKEIVRIDGTNFFQPSLSDGRDYILKLNTSVSVNLYKWLNFTTSFNYNRQNITSTENLLMTYGLSMEKYF comes from the coding sequence ATGAAGCAGATAGTGAAGAAGGCAGTAGGAATCTTTTTATTTCTATGGGCGAACCAATTGGCAGGTTTAGCCCAGTTCAGTGACACAGTGAATCATTATATCAATTTTTCAGGAACGGGTAACCTGAACAAAACAAATACCGGGACTACCTACCTGCTCAATAATACCGCCCGGTTCCAGGTCAATAAGAAAAAAATATCCCTCAACAGTATGGCGGGGTATGTGTATGGCCGTAACCCAACCATTAAAACGAATGATGATTTCCTGGCCACGCTTAACCTCGACTTTCTAAAGGACGTTCAAAAATTCTATTACTGGGCCCTTACAGGCTACGAGAAAAGTTTCTCCTTAAAAGTGGACAGCCGCTTCCAGGCAGGCGCCGGCGTGGGCTATGTTTTTGTCAACAGCGACAAAGCAAATCTGGAATTGAGCGATGGCTTTCTTTTTGAGACCACTGATCTGGGTGTGGTGGATGTACATGGGCGGACCAGCTACCAGGCGGCACGGAATTCGTTGCGACTGAAGTACCGGTTCCTCATCAAAGAAATAGTCCGTATTGACGGCACTAACTTTTTTCAGCCTTCCCTGTCTGATGGCAGGGATTATATCCTGAAATTAAATACCAGTGTTTCTGTTAACCTGTACAAATGGCTGAATTTTACTACCTCGTTTAACTACAACCGGCAGAATATTACGTCAACGGAGAACCTGCTGATGACCTATGGCCTTTCCATGGAGAAATATTTCTAA
- a CDS encoding TCR/Tet family MFS transporter, protein MNLTPESTRPYPSMKNPLTVIFTAIALDAVGIGLIFPILPNLLQQLTHTSNVAPYIGITTALYAIMQFIFSPVLGALSDRLGRRPVLLLSLGGAAISYLFMAFATQLWMLLLGRAIAGLTSANMAVATAYITDISPENKRAGRFGIFNAMFGIGFIIGPVLGGLLGDYWLRLPFLVAAGLNIGNMLLALLVLPESRKPQPGRFNLAALNPLQPMQWAFTRKSLLPLIAAFFVFSFSGEAYGVCWALWGHDTFQWNGSWIGLSLGAFGLCQALVQAFLTGRVVRLLGERRTLFTGLACACLALLVMALAHHSWLIFVIMPVFALGGIGTPALQSLATRQVSTEQQGQFQGVLAAVISASAIIGPLVFSAIYFLVRQQWPGAIWLAVIGIYLFIVPVVIRLGLNKTGTGAANTP, encoded by the coding sequence ATGAATCTTACCCCTGAAAGCACCCGTCCCTACCCTTCCATGAAAAATCCGCTGACCGTCATTTTCACCGCCATTGCCCTGGATGCCGTTGGCATCGGTCTTATCTTCCCCATCTTACCCAACTTACTTCAACAACTAACCCATACCAGTAACGTAGCTCCCTATATTGGCATTACAACCGCGCTGTATGCCATCATGCAATTCATTTTTTCACCGGTCCTGGGTGCGCTGAGCGACAGGCTGGGCCGCAGACCCGTATTACTTCTCTCACTTGGCGGCGCAGCCATCAGCTACCTGTTCATGGCCTTCGCCACACAGCTCTGGATGCTGCTGTTAGGGCGTGCTATTGCCGGTCTGACCAGCGCTAATATGGCCGTAGCCACCGCTTATATCACGGATATATCACCGGAAAATAAACGGGCAGGCCGCTTTGGGATCTTCAATGCCATGTTCGGTATCGGCTTTATCATAGGTCCTGTTCTGGGCGGTCTGTTGGGCGACTACTGGCTGCGGCTACCCTTCCTGGTAGCGGCGGGACTTAACATCGGCAATATGCTGCTGGCGCTGCTGGTGCTGCCAGAATCCCGCAAGCCACAACCGGGCAGGTTCAACCTGGCGGCCCTGAACCCGCTACAACCCATGCAATGGGCCTTCACCAGGAAAAGCCTGCTACCGCTGATTGCCGCCTTTTTTGTGTTCAGCTTTTCAGGAGAAGCCTATGGCGTTTGCTGGGCCCTGTGGGGCCATGATACTTTCCAGTGGAATGGCAGCTGGATAGGACTCTCGCTGGGCGCCTTTGGCCTTTGCCAGGCATTGGTGCAGGCTTTTCTGACCGGTCGGGTGGTAAGACTGCTGGGCGAGCGCCGAACCCTGTTTACGGGACTTGCCTGCGCCTGCCTGGCGCTGCTGGTGATGGCGCTGGCCCATCATAGCTGGCTCATTTTTGTTATCATGCCGGTATTTGCGCTGGGAGGTATTGGTACGCCTGCGCTGCAGTCGCTGGCCACCAGGCAGGTGTCAACAGAACAGCAGGGACAGTTCCAGGGAGTGCTGGCGGCGGTGATCAGCGCGTCGGCGATCATTGGCCCGCTTGTATTTTCTGCTATTTATTTCCTGGTCCGGCAGCAATGGCCGGGCGCCATCTGGCTGGCAGTGATTGGTATTTATTTGTTTATAGTACCTGTGGTGATCAGGTTAGGCTTGAACAAAACCGGGACCGGAGCAGCCAACACCCCTTAG
- a CDS encoding helix-turn-helix domain-containing protein, with translation MLHQEFAPPEALQDTIKCFWYNCRHSGQGISVHEILPDGYAEIIFHFGSPCSIAYLGVLQPLPSPVLMGLLNQPVHLHTTGRLEIIGIRWYPWTVFDLLGLPSGKDGVRSFEHPVAKLQGPLHELVHAGKIAEAISQVEQYFLDTRSHIAMDSMLFKAGVAMNRAKGTLPVSQVAAAAHATVRTLERKFKQSSGHSVKDVSGLMRFEQVRNQLWLHPETSIAGLAIELGYTDQSHLSKEFKRYSGTTPAAFARKAKKGRQAFSKDFVAFVQD, from the coding sequence ATGCTGCACCAGGAATTTGCGCCACCTGAAGCGCTACAGGATACTATCAAATGTTTTTGGTATAACTGCAGGCACTCCGGGCAAGGCATATCAGTTCATGAGATATTACCGGATGGCTATGCCGAAATTATTTTCCATTTCGGAAGCCCCTGCAGCATTGCTTACCTGGGCGTCCTGCAGCCATTGCCATCGCCTGTGCTGATGGGGTTGCTCAACCAGCCTGTACATTTACACACCACTGGCCGGCTGGAGATCATTGGCATCCGGTGGTATCCCTGGACCGTGTTTGACCTGCTGGGCCTGCCGTCAGGCAAAGATGGGGTTCGCAGCTTTGAGCATCCTGTAGCCAAGCTTCAAGGCCCGCTGCATGAGCTGGTCCATGCCGGCAAAATAGCGGAAGCCATCAGCCAGGTAGAACAATATTTCCTGGATACCCGCTCACATATTGCCATGGACAGTATGCTCTTCAAAGCAGGTGTTGCCATGAATAGAGCGAAAGGTACGCTACCGGTCAGCCAGGTTGCGGCAGCAGCGCATGCTACGGTTCGTACCTTAGAAAGAAAATTCAAGCAGTCGTCCGGACATTCCGTTAAGGACGTTTCCGGCCTGATGCGGTTTGAGCAGGTGCGGAACCAGTTATGGCTTCATCCGGAAACCAGCATTGCCGGCCTGGCCATTGAGCTGGGCTATACAGATCAATCCCACCTCAGCAAGGAATTCAAGCGGTACAGCGGCACTACGCCTGCAGCATTTGCGCGTAAAGCGAAAAAAGGCAGGCAGGCTTTCAGTAAGGATTTTGTCGCGTTTGTACAAGACTGA